Proteins co-encoded in one Flavobacteriaceae bacterium MAR_2009_75 genomic window:
- a CDS encoding gliding motility-associated-like protein — translation MLGICVSQAQFLLQAPSAGDETNYRWYEATDPSTVLGTDSFYEASERGVYYATYDGTLCGKNATGYFIITNCNSPYNEVTLDITRNPIPPGATLTWVPSVSGNQNSPTVIATQTVMKYSATINKAGNSKSLPNFTVVCIDESATLVDDLVSTDEDLPVIVNVYDNDSDLPNSGSLNISSNPDNGSVTIDNNGTPNDPTDDIVTYTPNPNYNGSDSFNYTVCNTFGDCSTATVNVDVRPLVDAIDDAIATTENTSIDIAILANDNDVPSNGSLSVNRSSNGSVVIDDAGTPNDPSDDTLTYTPDDNYVGSDTFTYTLCDSLLNCSTATVTIVVTNAVDLDADDDGILDNFEDLNLDGDNDPATNPTDSDGDGIADYLDIDSDNDGIPDNVEAQSTIGYIAPSGQDLNANGLDDVYEANGNLGIIPEDTDGDGLPDYVDEDSDNDNIPDRIEAHDHDQDGIPEFVLIGSDKDNDGLDDGYEGETVIDRDVNDEIDDPYNDLPNTDGDGESNYRDTDDDDDGIESKNEDINIDGDYSNDDSDSDGIPEYLEPNREEAQIEVFNVITPNGDGVHDVLTISGLENYPDNSIHIYNRWGVIVYSTQAYNTQGNTFDGTSEGRVTVDVDRKLPVGTYFYILEYKTDTGETKNLSGYIYLNR, via the coding sequence ATGCTTGGGATTTGTGTTTCCCAAGCGCAATTTTTATTACAAGCCCCTAGTGCAGGTGATGAGACAAATTATCGCTGGTACGAGGCTACCGACCCTAGCACGGTCTTGGGTACCGACTCATTTTATGAGGCTTCTGAACGTGGAGTTTACTATGCTACTTATGATGGTACGCTTTGTGGCAAAAATGCGACGGGCTATTTTATCATTACGAATTGCAATTCACCGTACAATGAGGTGACTTTGGACATTACTAGAAACCCGATACCTCCAGGAGCTACACTTACTTGGGTACCATCTGTTTCTGGAAATCAGAACAGTCCTACTGTTATTGCAACTCAAACGGTTATGAAATACTCGGCTACGATTAATAAAGCTGGCAATAGCAAGAGCCTTCCGAACTTTACGGTTGTTTGTATCGATGAATCGGCAACCTTGGTTGATGATCTGGTGAGTACTGATGAAGATTTGCCTGTAATTGTTAATGTATATGATAATGATTCAGACTTGCCCAATTCAGGTTCTCTGAATATTTCAAGTAATCCGGATAACGGTAGCGTAACAATCGATAATAATGGTACGCCCAACGACCCTACTGATGATATAGTTACCTATACTCCGAACCCGAACTACAACGGGTCCGACTCTTTCAATTATACGGTTTGCAATACGTTTGGCGACTGTAGTACGGCCACGGTGAATGTGGATGTTAGACCATTAGTAGACGCTATTGACGATGCCATTGCGACTACTGAAAATACCTCTATAGACATCGCTATTTTAGCTAATGATAATGATGTTCCTTCAAACGGTTCGCTTTCAGTAAATCGTTCTTCAAATGGTAGTGTAGTAATTGACGATGCAGGTACCCCTAATGACCCTTCCGATGATACACTAACCTATACCCCTGACGATAACTATGTTGGGTCAGATACTTTTACCTATACACTATGTGATAGCCTATTAAACTGTAGTACGGCAACTGTTACTATTGTGGTCACGAATGCTGTTGATTTAGATGCAGATGACGACGGAATTCTTGACAATTTTGAAGATCTGAACCTTGATGGGGATAATGACCCAGCTACCAACCCAACAGATAGCGATGGTGATGGCATTGCAGATTATTTAGATATTGATAGTGACAATGATGGTATACCTGACAATGTAGAAGCACAATCTACCATAGGATATATAGCCCCAAGTGGTCAGGACTTAAATGCTAATGGGTTGGATGATGTGTATGAAGCCAATGGTAATTTAGGAATCATTCCTGAAGATACCGATGGTGATGGTCTTCCTGATTATGTAGATGAAGATAGTGATAATGATAATATTCCGGATAGAATAGAGGCCCATGACCATGATCAAGATGGTATACCCGAATTTGTCTTGATTGGATCTGATAAAGACAACGATGGTCTTGATGACGGCTATGAAGGTGAAACTGTTATTGACCGTGATGTTAATGATGAAATAGACGACCCCTATAACGACTTACCTAATACCGATGGTGATGGCGAATCGAATTATCGTGACACTGACGACGACGACGACGGAATCGAGAGTAAGAATGAAGATATAAATATCGATGGCGATTATTCAAATGATGATAGCGATAGTGATGGTATACCTGAATATCTAGAACCGAATCGCGAAGAAGCGCAGATTGAAGTATTTAATGTAATTACACCCAATGGTGACGGAGTACATGATGTTTTGACTATTTCAGGTCTGGAGAATTATCCTGATAACTCCATACACATCTATAATAGATGGGGAGTCATTGTGTACAGTACTCAAGCATACAATACTCAAGGAAATACTTTTGATGGTACATCAGAAGGTAGGGTTACGGTTGATGTAGACCGAAAGCTGCCTGTAGGTACTTACTTCTATATTTTAGAGTATAAAACCGATACTGGAGAAACTAAAAACTTGTCCGGATATATTTATTTAAACCGATAG
- a CDS encoding type IX secretion system PorP/SprF family membrane protein yields MKTPNLNIIRNKLFLFIVVLTAGINELTAQQDAQYTQYMYNTVSVNPGYAGSRGNLSVAALHRSQWIGLDGAPITQTFNVHSPIGYRGVGLGLSIVNDKIGPTSETYFDIDFSYTIYTSNEGRLSFGLKASAHLLDVRFSELNQIAPDNSLQNDIDNQFSPNFGAGIYYHNEKFYAGISVPRILQTKHFQEGPAPSTAKEQMNFYLITGYVWDLSSNLKFKPTILSKLVQGAPLQVDLSANFMLNEKFIIGAAYRWDAAYSGMFGFNVSNKFLIGIAYDREITELGNAVYNDGSFEVIFRYDFISTQGNLKSPRFF; encoded by the coding sequence ATGAAGACCCCGAATCTAAATATCATTAGAAATAAACTATTCTTGTTCATTGTAGTTTTAACTGCCGGAATAAATGAATTGACCGCCCAGCAAGACGCACAATATACGCAGTACATGTACAACACTGTAAGTGTAAACCCTGGGTATGCAGGATCACGGGGAAATCTTAGCGTTGCGGCCTTGCACCGATCTCAATGGATCGGTCTTGATGGAGCGCCCATTACTCAAACCTTTAATGTGCATTCTCCCATCGGGTATCGAGGGGTCGGTTTGGGGTTGTCGATTGTCAATGATAAGATCGGACCAACTTCTGAGACATACTTTGATATTGATTTCTCGTATACTATATATACCTCTAATGAGGGTAGGTTAAGCTTCGGATTAAAAGCTTCGGCCCATTTATTGGATGTTCGATTTTCTGAACTGAACCAAATTGCTCCTGATAACAGTTTACAAAACGATATAGACAATCAATTTTCACCAAATTTCGGAGCGGGTATTTATTACCATAATGAAAAATTTTATGCGGGTATTTCGGTTCCTAGAATTTTACAGACCAAACATTTTCAAGAAGGCCCCGCGCCTTCTACTGCCAAAGAGCAGATGAATTTTTATCTAATAACAGGCTATGTTTGGGATTTAAGTTCAAACCTCAAGTTTAAACCAACAATTTTGTCAAAACTAGTTCAGGGAGCCCCTTTACAAGTAGACTTGTCGGCCAACTTTATGTTGAACGAGAAATTTATTATAGGTGCGGCCTATCGTTGGGATGCCGCCTATAGTGGAATGTTTGGTTTCAATGTCTCTAATAAGTTTCTTATCGGTATAGCCTATGATCGAGAAATAACCGAATTAGGTAATGCCGTATATAACGACGGCTCTTTCGAAGTCATATTTCGATACGACTTCATATCGACTCAGGGTAATTTAAAATCTCCACGATTCTTCTAA
- a CDS encoding collagen triple helix repeat protein: protein MKKLVTFAALVLYSGVMMAQTTVTLEDQCNCEVLSGTDVTAPGMTTPAGADIGDVYVNTDTGTIYFWDGDSWELTSSDDQQLQGFNYDNTSGELSLTLENGGTSTVILPIESITTLTGTAALGNAIGLYENENGDVVTINETITSISDLGDGNVTFTNEEGNSVTVAKSDITDLGGGVYEFTNGDGSNVTIDTNGMSISNVVAGSRIATVTEADGSTTDINETVTDITGTSNSGNEIGLYRKEDGSTVSIQESIVRIEDTGDGNVTLVNEEGNSVTVAKSDITDLGGGVYEFTNGDGSNVTIDTNGMSISNVVAGSRIATVTEADGSTTDINETVTDITGTSNSGNEIGLYRKEDGSTVSIQESIVRIEDTGDGNVTLVNEEGNSVTVAKSDITDLGGGVYEFTNGDGSNVTIDTNGMSISNVVAGSRIATVTEADGSTTDINESITTLNTVDNVTYTYTSENGTPTSFDGTDDQEASEVNLTNPIDVDGDSSNETTVEEAIIDLAANSSDNQNLTGATLSGTSQLQIDIERGSSANVDLSSLEETVRAGTGAISVTDDGNGNYTVNSTDTDEDETNELSQVDAGSPIATGATATNVGETYVDTSTGQLYVWDGSAWVQVGGNASPDADPDPTNEITDVDDNGDGTTTITDVNGGTVTVDNDGVDNVDDADNDPTNEITDVDDNGDGTTTITDVNGGTVTVDNDGVDNVDDADNDPTNEITDVNDNGDGTTTISDVNGGTVTVDNDGVDNVDDADNDPTNEITDVNDNGDGTTTITDVNGGTVTVDNDGVDNVDDADNDPTNEITDVDDNGDGTTTITDVNGGTVTVDNDGVDNVDDADNDPTNEITDVDDNGDGTTTITDVNGGTVTVDNDGIDNVDDADNDPTNEITDVNDNGDGTTTITDVNGGTVTVDNDGVDNVDDADNDPTNEITDVNDNGDGTTTISDVNGGTVTVDNDGVDNVDDADNDPTNEITDVDDNGDGTTTITDVNGGTVTVDNDGIDNVDDADNDPTNEITDVNDNGDGTTTITDVNGGTVTVDNDGVDNVDDADNDPTNEITDVNDNGDGTTTISDVNGGTVTVDNDGVDNVDDADNDPTNEITDVNDNGDGTTTISDVNGGTVTVDNDGVDNVDDADNDPTNEYNTGSGITAGSLELSDGGGTESVDLISGDANNDIAFGSDGALYLNVASVTISETITTLADNGDGSFTYTNENGAPVSFQASTITDNGDGTSTINLADGGTVTVDNDGIDNVDDADNDPTNEIELPTGGNNGQVLSTDGTGTYSWIDPDTGPQGPQGEVGPQGPQGDTGATGAQGPQGETGPQGPQGDTGATGAQGPQGETGPQGPQGDTGPTGAQGPQGDTGATGAQGPQGDTGATGAQGPQGEVGPQGPQGDTGATGAQGPQGPQGETGPQGPQGDTGATGAQGPQGDTGATGAQGEVGPQGPQGDTGATGAQGPQGEVGPQGPQGDTGATGAQGPQGEVGPQGPQGDTGATGAQGPQGDVGPQGPQGDTGATGAQGEVGPQGPQGDTGATGAQGPQGEVGPQGPQGDTGATGAQGPQGEVGPQGPQGDTGATGAQGPQGETGPQGPQGDTGATGAQGPQGPQGETGPQGPQGDTGATGAQGPQGPQGETGPQGPQGDTGATGAQGPQGPQGEVGPQGPQGDTGAQGPQGEVGPQGPQGDTGATGAQGPQGETGPQGPQGDTGATGVQGDTGATGAQGPQGDTGATGAQGPQGDVGPQGPQGDTGATGAQGPQGEVGPQGPQGETGPQGDTGAQGPQGEVGPQGPQGEVGPQGPQGDTGATGAQGPQGPQGDTGATGAQGPQGEVGPQGPQGPQGDTGATGAQGPQGETGPQGDTGATGAQGPQGETGPQGPQGDTGATGAQGDTGATGAQGPQGDTGATGAQGPQGDVGPQGPQGDTGATGAQGPQGEVGPQGPQGDTGATGAQGPQGETGPQGPQGDTGAQGPQGEVGPQGPQGDTGATGAQGPQGPQGDTGATGAQGPQGEVGPQGPQGDTGATGAQGEVGPQGPQGDTGATGAQGEVGPQGPQGDTGATGAQGPQGDVGPQGPQGDTGATGAQGEVGPQGPQGDTGATGAQGPQGEVGPQGPQGDTGATGAQGPQGEVGPQGPQGDTGATGAQGPQGDVGPQGPQGDTGATGAQGEVGPQGPQGDTGATGAQGPQGEVGPQGPQGDTGATGAQGEVGPQGPQGDTGATGAQGPQGEVGPQGPQGDTGATGAQGEVGPQGPQGDTGATGAQGPQGEVGPQGPQGDVGPAGDPATDDQTLSSNGNAGHIAISGGNAITLNVNDADSDPGNEYNTAFRVVGNNLRLTDGGGNLNVPLSDIGSDDQFDDEVPLRTPIDVDEGGEASPTAETNVQEVINAIAPITSKAARIFYPPSIAVDASTNGTFTIDLYAQYIAQYGSPTVASAGAPAALPTYGATELYYYVTYADPTVFNTGSMIINGDGELTYEIIGQPADYNALINVVFMVK, encoded by the coding sequence ATGAAAAAGCTAGTCACTTTTGCCGCTTTGGTATTATACTCCGGAGTAATGATGGCGCAAACCACCGTTACCTTAGAAGACCAATGTAATTGCGAAGTATTAAGTGGAACCGATGTGACCGCTCCGGGAATGACTACTCCGGCAGGCGCCGATATTGGTGATGTGTATGTAAATACCGATACGGGTACAATTTATTTCTGGGATGGTGATTCATGGGAGTTGACTTCTTCTGATGATCAGCAACTTCAAGGCTTTAACTATGATAATACTTCAGGCGAGCTTTCTCTTACTTTAGAAAATGGAGGGACATCAACGGTCATTCTTCCTATAGAATCCATAACAACATTAACAGGAACCGCAGCGCTTGGAAACGCAATTGGATTATACGAAAACGAAAACGGAGATGTAGTTACAATTAATGAGACGATAACTTCTATTTCTGACTTGGGAGATGGTAATGTGACGTTTACCAACGAAGAGGGAAATAGCGTTACGGTAGCCAAATCAGATATTACCGATTTGGGCGGTGGTGTCTATGAGTTCACCAACGGAGACGGAAGCAATGTAACGATCGACACCAACGGAATGTCGATTTCGAACGTTGTGGCCGGTTCACGTATCGCCACGGTTACCGAGGCCGATGGTTCTACCACTGATATTAACGAAACGGTTACCGATATCACCGGAACTTCCAATAGCGGAAACGAGATCGGTCTTTACAGAAAGGAAGACGGCAGTACCGTTTCCATTCAAGAGAGTATTGTAAGAATAGAGGATACGGGCGATGGAAACGTTACCTTGGTCAATGAAGAGGGCAACAGCGTTACAGTGGCCAAGTCCGATATTACCGATTTGGGCGGTGGTGTCTATGAGTTCACCAACGGAGACGGAAGCAATGTAACGATCGACACCAACGGAATGTCGATTTCGAACGTTGTGGCCGGTTCACGTATCGCCACGGTTACCGAGGCCGATGGTTCCACCACTGATATTAACGAAACGGTTACCGATATCACCGGAACCTCCAACAGCGGAAACGAGATCGGTCTGTACAGAAAGGAAGACGGTAGTACCGTTTCCATTCAAGAGAGTATTGTAAGAATAGAGGATACGGGCGATGGAAACGTCACCTTGGTCAACGAAGAGGGCAACAGCGTTACGGTGGCCAAGTCCGATATTACCGATTTGGGCGGTGGCGTCTATGAGTTCACCAACGGAGACGGAAGCAATGTAACGATCGACACCAACGGGATGTCGATTTCGAACGTTGTGGCCGGTTCACGAATCGCCACGGTTACCGAGGCCGATGGTTCAACGACTGACATCAATGAGAGTATTACAACCCTTAATACGGTAGATAATGTTACCTACACGTACACTTCAGAGAACGGAACACCTACGAGTTTCGACGGTACCGATGACCAAGAAGCTTCTGAAGTAAATTTGACCAATCCTATAGATGTAGATGGCGACAGCTCAAATGAAACTACAGTTGAGGAAGCTATTATCGATTTAGCTGCCAATAGTAGTGATAACCAAAATTTAACTGGTGCTACTCTAAGCGGTACAAGCCAACTTCAAATTGATATAGAAAGAGGTAGTTCGGCAAATGTCGACTTATCTTCTCTCGAAGAGACTGTGAGGGCCGGAACTGGTGCTATCTCTGTAACTGATGACGGTAATGGAAACTACACCGTGAATTCAACGGATACTGATGAAGACGAAACGAATGAACTTTCTCAAGTTGATGCTGGTTCTCCAATTGCAACTGGAGCTACAGCAACCAATGTTGGTGAAACTTATGTAGATACATCTACAGGACAATTATATGTTTGGGATGGTTCTGCTTGGGTACAAGTTGGTGGAAATGCCTCTCCAGATGCAGATCCCGACCCAACGAACGAGATTACCGATGTAGACGATAATGGCGACGGCACCACGACCATCACCGATGTGAACGGCGGAACGGTGACAGTCGACAATGACGGAGTCGATAATGTGGACGATGCGGACAACGACCCGACGAACGAGATTACCGATGTAGACGATAATGGAGATGGCACCACGACCATCACCGATGTGAACGGCGGAACGGTGACAGTTGATAATGACGGAGTGGATAATGTGGACGATGCGGACAACGACCCAACGAACGAGATTACCGATGTGAACGATAATGGAGACGGCACGACGACCATCTCGGACGTGAACGGTGGAACCGTAACGGTTGACAATGACGGAGTGGATAATGTGGACGATGCGGATAACGACCCAACGAACGAGATTACGGATGTTAACGATAATGGCGACGGAACAACGACAATCACGGACGTGAACGGTGGAACCGTAACGGTCGACAATGACGGAGTCGATAATGTGGACGATGCGGACAACGACCCGACGAACGAGATTACCGATGTAGACGATAATGGAGATGGCACCACGACCATCACCGATGTGAACGGCGGAACGGTGACAGTTGATAATGACGGAGTGGATAATGTGGACGATGCGGACAACGACCCAACGAACGAGATTACCGATGTAGATGATAATGGAGACGGCACCACGACCATCACGGACGTGAACGGTGGAACCGTGACAGTTGACAATGACGGAATCGATAATGTGGACGATGCCGACAACGACCCGACCAATGAAATTACCGATGTAAACGATAATGGCGACGGCACGACGACCATCACCGATGTAAATGGTGGAACCGTAACGGTTGACAATGATGGAGTTGACAATGTGGACGATGCGGACAACGACCCAACGAACGAGATTACCGATGTGAACGATAATGGAGACGGCACGACGACCATCTCGGACGTGAACGGTGGAACCGTAACGGTTGACAATGATGGAGTTGACAATGTGGACGATGCGGACAACGACCCAACGAACGAGATTACCGATGTAGATGATAATGGAGACGGCACCACGACCATCACGGACGTGAACGGTGGAACCGTGACAGTTGACAATGACGGAATCGATAATGTGGACGATGCCGACAACGACCCGACCAATGAAATTACCGATGTAAACGATAATGGCGACGGCACGACGACCATCACCGATGTAAATGGTGGAACCGTAACGGTTGACAATGATGGAGTTGACAATGTGGACGATGCGGACAACGACCCAACGAACGAGATTACCGATGTGAACGATAATGGAGACGGCACGACGACCATCTCGGACGTGAACGGTGGAACCGTAACGGTTGACAATGATGGAGTTGACAATGTGGACGATGCGGACAACGACCCAACGAACGAGATTACCGATGTGAACGATAATGGAGACGGCACGACGACCATCTCGGACGTGAACGGTGGAACCGTAACGGTTGACAATGACGGAGTGGATAATGTGGACGATGCCGATAACGACCCGACCAATGAATATAATACTGGAAGTGGGATTACCGCGGGAAGCCTTGAGCTGAGCGATGGTGGAGGAACAGAATCCGTTGATTTAATCAGTGGAGATGCCAACAATGATATTGCTTTTGGATCTGACGGAGCACTTTATTTAAATGTAGCATCCGTAACTATTTCAGAGACGATTACCACATTGGCGGATAATGGTGATGGTAGTTTCACATATACGAACGAGAACGGGGCCCCCGTTTCTTTCCAGGCATCTACTATTACCGATAATGGTGATGGAACATCCACAATCAACCTTGCCGATGGCGGAACCGTAACGGTGGACAATGATGGGATCGACAACGTGGACGACGCGGACAACGACCCGACCAATGAAATAGAGTTGCCAACAGGAGGAAATAATGGTCAAGTACTGTCGACAGATGGTACAGGTACATATTCTTGGATTGATCCAGATACAGGCCCTCAAGGTCCGCAAGGAGAAGTTGGTCCTCAAGGTCCGCAAGGAGATACCGGAGCAACCGGAGCCCAAGGTCCACAAGGTGAAACAGGTCCTCAAGGCCCACAGGGAGATACAGGTGCAACCGGAGCCCAAGGTCCGCAAGGAGAAACAGGTCCACAAGGTCCACAGGGAGATACCGGACCAACCGGAGCTCAAGGTCCTCAAGGAGATACGGGAGCAACGGGCGCACAAGGTCCGCAGGGAGATACCGGAGCAACCGGAGCCCAAGGTCCACAAGGTGAAGTCGGTCCTCAAGGTCCGCAAGGAGATACCGGAGCAACCGGAGCCCAAGGTCCACAAGGTCCACAAGGTGAAACAGGTCCTCAAGGCCCACAGGGAGATACAGGTGCAACCGGAGCCCAAGGTCCGCAAGGAGATACCGGAGCAACAGGAGCTCAAGGAGAAGTTGGTCCACAGGGTCCTCAAGGTGATACCGGAGCAACAGGAGCACAAGGTCCACAAGGTGAAGTTGGTCCACAAGGCCCACAAGGTGATACCGGAGCAACCGGAGCGCAAGGTCCACAAGGAGAAGTTGGTCCACAGGGTCCGCAAGGAGATACCGGAGCAACAGGAGCCCAGGGTCCACAGGGTGACGTAGGCCCACAAGGTCCACAAGGAGATACAGGAGCAACAGGAGCTCAAGGAGAAGTTGGTCCACAGGGTCCTCAAGGTGATACCGGAGCAACAGGAGCACAAGGTCCACAAGGTGAAGTTGGTCCACAAGGCCCACAAGGTGATACCGGAGCAACCGGAGCGCAAGGTCCGCAAGGAGAAGTTGGTCCTCAAGGTCCACAAGGAGATACAGGTGCAACCGGAGCCCAAGGTCCGCAAGGAGAAACAGGTCCTCAAGGCCCGCAGGGAGATACCGGAGCAACCGGAGCCCAAGGTCCACAAGGTCCACAAGGTGAAACAGGTCCACAGGGTCCTCAAGGTGATACCGGAGCAACAGGAGCACAAGGTCCACAAGGTCCACAAGGTGAAACAGGTCCACAGGGTCCTCAAGGTGATACCGGAGCAACAGGAGCACAAGGTCCACAAGGTCCACAAGGTGAAGTTGGTCCACAAGGCCCACAAGGTGATACCGGAGCTCAAGGTCCACAAGGAGAAGTTGGTCCTCAAGGTCCACAAGGAGATACAGGTGCAACCGGAGCCCAAGGTCCACAAGGTGAAACAGGTCCACAAGGCCCACAGGGAGATACAGGAGCAACCGGAGTACAAGGAGATACGGGAGCAACAGGAGCGCAAGGTCCGCAAGGAGATACCGGTGCAACAGGAGCACAGGGTCCACAGGGTGACGTAGGTCCCCAAGGCCCACAAGGAGATACAGGAGCAACCGGAGCGCAAGGTCCGCAAGGTGAAGTTGGCCCACAAGGTCCGCAGGGAGAAACAGGCCCACAAGGTGATACCGGAGCTCAAGGTCCACAAGGAGAAGTTGGTCCTCAAGGTCCACAAGGAGAAGTTGGTCCTCAAGGTCCGCAGGGAGATACGGGAGCAACCGGAGCCCAAGGTCCACAAGGTCCACAGGGAGATACCGGTGCCACCGGAGCGCAAGGTCCGCAAGGAGAAGTAGGTCCACAAGGCCCACAAGGTCCGCAGGGAGATACCGGTGCAACCGGAGCCCAAGGTCCACAGGGAGAAACAGGCCCACAAGGAGATACGGGAGCAACCGGAGCGCAAGGTCCACAAGGTGAAACAGGTCCACAAGGCCCACAGGGAGATACAGGAGCAACCGGAGCACAAGGAGATACGGGAGCAACAGGAGCGCAAGGTCCGCAAGGAGATACCGGTGCAACAGGAGCACAGGGTCCACAGGGTGACGTAGGTCCCCAAGGCCCACAAGGAGATACAGGAGCAACCGGAGCGCAAGGTCCGCAAGGTGAAGTTGGCCCACAAGGTCCACAAGGAGATACAGGTGCAACCGGAGCGCAAGGTCCACAAGGAGAAACAGGTCCACAAGGCCCACAGGGAGATACGGGAGCGCAAGGTCCGCAAGGTGAAGTTGGCCCTCAAGGTCCGCAGGGAGATACGGGAGCAACCGGAGCCCAAGGTCCACAAGGTCCACAGGGAGATACCGGTGCCACCGGAGCGCAAGGTCCGCAAGGAGAAGTTGGTCCCCAAGGCCCACAAGGAGATACAGGAGCAACAGGAGCCCAAGGAGAAGTTGGACCACAGGGCCCACAGGGAGATACGGGAGCAACCGGAGCCCAAGGAGAAGTTGGTCCACAAGGCCCGCAGGGAGATACCGGAGCAACCGGAGCCCAGGGTCCACAGGGTGACGTAGGCCCACAAGGTCCACAAGGAGATACAGGAGCAACAGGAGCTCAAGGAGAAGTTGGTCCACAGGGTCCTCAAGGTGATACCGGAGCAACAGGAGCACAAGGTCCACAAGGTGAAGTTGGTCCACAAGGCCCACAAGGTGATACCGGAGCAACCGGAGCGCAAGGTCCACAAGGAGAAGTTGGTCCACAGGGTCCGCAAGGAGATACCGGAGCAACAGGAGCCCAGGGTCCACAGGGTGACGTAGGCCCACAAGGTCCACAAGGAGATACAGGAGCAACAGGAGCTCAAGGAGAAGTTGGTCCACAGGGTCCTCAAGGTGATACCGGAGCAACAGGAGCACAAGGTCCACAAGGTGAAGTTGGTCCACAAGGCCCACAAGGTGATACCGGAGCAACCGGAGCGCAAGGAGAAGTTGGTCCACAGGGTCCTCAAGGTGATACCGGAGCAACAGGAGCACAAGGTCCACAAGGTGAAGTTGGCCCACAAGGTCCACAAGGTGATACCGGAGCAACCGGAGCGCAAGGAGAAGTTGGTCCACAGGGTCCTCAAGGTGATACCGGAGCAACAGGAGCACAAGGTCCACAAGGTGAAGTTGGCCCACAAGGTCCACAAGGAGATGTAGGTCCAGCAGGTGATCCAGCAACGGATGACCAAACATTATCATCCAATGGCAATGCAGGTCATATAGCCATCTCTGGTGGGAACGCAATTACGTTAAATGTAAACGATGCGGATTCAGACCCAGGAAACGAATACAATACAGCTTTTAGAGTTGTTGGAAACAACCTAAGGCTAACTGATGGTGGAGGAAACCTAAATGTTCCTTTATCCGATATAGGTTCAGATGACCAATTTGATGACGAAGTTCCCTTAAGAACACCAATTGATGTTGATGAGGGTGGTGAGGCTTCTCCGACCGCCGAGACCAATGTACAAGAGGTGATTAATGCAATCGCTCCGATAACATCAAAGGCAGCTAGAATATTCTACCCGCCGTCAATTGCTGTAGATGCTTCAACTAATGGCACATTTACAATTGACCTTTATGCTCAATATATTGCGCAATATGGTAGTCCAACAGTAGCTAGTGCCGGTGCGCCTGCTGCGCTTCCTACTTATGGTGCGACTGAATTGTATTATTACGTTACGTACGCAGATCCAACAGTATTTAATACGGGAAGCATGATTATTAATGGCGATGGAGAGTTGACCTATGAGATAATCGGGCAACCAGCGGACTATAATGCATTGATTAATGTAGTCTTTATGGTGAAATAA